From Canis lupus baileyi chromosome 16, mCanLup2.hap1, whole genome shotgun sequence:
TTCTCTCATGGGGGCGCTGCCCCCTGCTCTTCATCTCCAAGCACAcccgggtgggggagggaagggaggggcacaGTGTTCCTGGCCCATGACACTGCTCATCGAGGGCTGTGGGGGAAACAGGACTCGGCATGAGGACTGGGTCTGGGGTTTGGAGAATCAGTGGTGCCACCATCTGAGCACAGGACCCCGTGTCCCGGCCTCTGCCACTTCCCAGCAGTCTGACCGTGTCAGGTCACTGCCCTCCAAGAGCCTCAGCATCCTCATCAGGGTAACATGGATAGTGCTGTCCCCTTGATGGGGTGGTGGGAGTGCAGGAGGGCCCTGGCCAAGAGTGTGGAGCTGTGTATGGTGTCAACCACGACCACCGTGGGCTGTCCTCAGGTCGACTTGCCAGTGTGTGTTGAGTGCAGGCCTAATGCCGCAAGCAACGTTGGCCCCTCCTGACCTCCCGCTCTGGGCCCCTCTGCTCTCCAGATCTGCACCtcctaaccaccaccaccaccctgcccccaccgCAGTTCGCAGGCGACAAGCTTTGCTGACCCAAAGCAGTATTGTCAATAAATCCACCTCCAGCCTGATCCTCCTGAATCCTTACTGGGGCCTGGTGGAGCCCAGAAGAGGGGGGGgtgaggtctggggtgggggttgggggagggcttTATCTCAGtcaaaaggagggagagaggtgcTAGAGGCATCCCTAAACACAGTTATCCAGATCTCCCCTTTATAAGTGGACAGACCGAGCTCAGAGAGCAGGGCATGGAGAGtcaggggcaggggctgtgggTAGCTCCATTACTGCTAACCCAGCTACGAGCCGTGGGCTCCGTGCCTGGCGTCTGGGGCATGGCCGTGCTGGGTTTGGAGCCTGGAAGTATCAACTCCTAAACCCATGCAGTTGGGCAGATTTTTCACTGCACATTCTAGAAGGAGCCATGCACCTTGCACTTGCTTAGAGCTGCACACTTATTGTAGAGGTGGGTCTCTTTGGGGTACCTGGGCTCTGCCTCCCGCTAACTCTGAGCCTGGCCCGCTTTCCAGACTCCTTTTCCCGAGCATTCAGTATGGGACAGGATTGGGCCCTACTGCAGGCAGTGGCCGCCAGGGGGCACTGAATGCTCACCCGGGTGCAGCGCCGGCTAGTGGGGCTGGCCCAGGGAGGGGTGGCAGAGGCCTGCCTCCTCGGGGCCCCACTTTCCTACCTCACTGGGACCATCCATCCTGTAGGCTAGGGTGGGATGAAAGCCCCTTGTAAGTCCTGCTGTCCAGGCAAGCGCGGGGCCCCTTTGCACagtctcctcccccacccctaacATCCTGGGAGCTCTCTGAGGGCTCCCTCCTTTGGCCCCAAACCTGAGCTCAGCCCAGCCGAGGGAGACTGAGACCTGAGTGGGCAGGGCCACTTAGGGCACAGCGTTTTTCACGTAAGCTCCTCACTAGGCCCGGGGAGAACTTCTGCAACCGACTGCCCACCCCTTTTATAGATGGAGCCTGAGGCTCTCGGTAGGGATTCGCCAAGGACAACAGCAAGACTGCGGTTGAATCTCTGGTCTCTGGCCCCATAGCCCCTGCCGCTCCTCACCTCAGCCCTTATAGACCAGCCCTCAGCCACTGGCCACCTTGGGCAGGCTGGCACCAGGGAAGCCAATGTCCCCGCCGCCCCAGGAGGTCTGCTTTCACCCTCAGATGGGACAACCCATACCCATCAGGTATGTGTGCCCTGTGCCCCACAGCCTCAGCCAGGGATCCATATAGGCCTCCGTGTAcctggtggggggctgggggtggaaggAGGGCGCCCGCCTCCCGGAGTGCTCAGTGAATGCTGTGTGAGCAGGACTCCCGAGAATGCCTACACTGCCGTTCGGATCCAGTTGAGCCCAGACGCCCACCCCACTGTGGATGCCCCAGGGCTAGGCTACGTGGCCTAAAGGCTGCTGCCACCCCTCCTGGCCTCACCCCGGCCAGAGGCTGCCTGAGGAACCCCTGCGCCTAAGTGGCTGAGAAAGCCGAGCGGCCCTCAGGCAGGGCAGCCTAGCCTGCGCCCCGCGCCTCGTCTCCGGGTCGGCATCCTCCCCCGACCGTGCACAGAGAGGCAAACAGTGAGCCCAGAAAGGGTACACGGGTGTCCTAGCTGGGCTCTAGCCCGGGTCTCCCCCAGGTGGCACCACACACAGGCCGCTGGCTTTAAATCATTTATTGATTAGTAAAGCTTAAACGGTTTGCATAATATTTTCAGTACGATATCTGGTCAGGATGACTGAGAAAACCCCAAGAGAAGGCACTAGAGGTGCACATCTGAGCACGGACCATGGTGCTAGAAGGTTAGTGAGGCACTGGAGATCAGGGCTGGGGGACCAGGGGTCCCTGAGCACCAGCCACTGCCATGCAGCCTGTGAGtctgcagcccctgccccaggaagCAGATCATGGGGACAGAGGATGCAGGGCCAcagaggaggctggggaaggggccgCCAGGCTGGAGCTGCCTCACTTGACCTTCACCCCCAGGAACAAGCAGCTGTGCAAGGACATCTGAGAAAATCTTCAGGGTGAGGTGACTTGGTGATGCAGAGGCAGTGGAGTGGGGGCCAAGCCATGGCCTGACCCCAGATCATCAGAGGGGCCACCCATGATGCCTTGGGGAGCCACATGCAGCTCCCCTGGTGGACAGTGCGTACCTGGGGGGTGGCCCTCAGGAGACAGAATCTCCACCCTGCAAACCCCACTTCTAAGCAGCCTGCCACCCCTCTGTCCCAGCCCGGGGTGTGTGGCCACAAGTGGGGCAGGGGAACAGGCAGGAGccaggtgggggtaggggggtgggggggtggagatgCAAAAGCCTGTTCCGGCAGCCTTCCCTCTGCCACCTCAGCCTGCTCTGAAGACACTCCAGCCATACTTCCCTGCAGGTCACCTCTTCCCTCCCTTGAAACACTTCCTCTACACCGACCAGCACATTCTGGGCCTTTCTTGCTCCAAGCCAGACCCCTCAGCCCCGCTCCTCCGTGAGGCATTCCCCCAAACCAGCACACCCAGCCTGGCTGCAGCCTGCAggaacccacccccacccccacccccacccccggtgcACTTCCCTCACCCAGAGCAGGGCAAGCAAGGCCAGTGTCCACTCCAAAACTGGCTTCCAGAGGCCCAGCCAGGATTGAGGAGGACAGTGGTCGGGACCCAGAGTTGGACCTCAAGGCTCCATATTCCTGGCTCCAGCAAGTGCCCTGGTGAGGAGAGAATTAAATGGCCGAGTGACACATGACAAAGACTACGCCCatctgaggaggagggagagacccatgaggaaggcaggaagggaggacCAGGCCACTGGGTACTCCTCAGCCCCCTTGGCTgtgcccagcccccagcacaagcaggaagcccaagatcatcccacagaagagaaaacagggaGCAAAGTGTGACCAAATCCAATAAAGTGACTCAGGTGGgccacccctgcccagccccagagGTACCACAACAGgcctgccccacctccaccctgagGCCTAGATCCGGGGCTCCCCGCCTGGGGCCTGGCCTGCCAGGGTCTCGGAGGGGGTGACCCATGTGCCATGACCAGCAGAAGCTCAGGGGTGACTGGCCTAGAACTCTGTCTGCACCCCGGCGCTGTCCTCGGTGGTGGTATGGATGGGAGGGCGGTCACCGGGGCTGGACACCTGCTCCCCGGTCTCCTGGTCACTCGGTTTGGGAGGCTCAAGGTCCGCAGCCTTTCCAGGAGGGAGTTGCCACAGGGGTGAGGCAGGTGGTGAGGAGGCCTCTGAGGCTGCCACAGGCTGGGGGCTCTCCGAGGAGGGGGCCCCATTGAGCAGAGGGCCAGCCGGCAGGGGGTTCTCCTCCCGCAGCTCCCTGGCCAGCAGACCACGGAGCTCAGTGACACTGTCCGGGGATGCAGGTGACAGCAGCTCTGAGCCAGCCTCGAACGGCAGCCCTGCCTCCTCATCCTGCACTACGGACACCACCTGCTTGGCACGCCGTCGCTTTTCTGAGAAAGTGGCTGCTTCTGGGGCACCAGGGCTGCCACCGTCTCCACCGCTGCCGCTGTATTCCTCGCTCCAGTCGATGGGGGCACCCTCAGCCAGCAAGTGCAAGTTGGGGTCGCTATTGTGCATGACCATGCTGTCCCGGTATAAGTTGTGCTTCCTCTGCACCGCGGCCTCCTTCACAGCTGTGGGGCCAGAGGGCTGGGTCAGAATATTTAGTCCAGGGGCCGCCACCGCACCCTCCACCGTGCCCAAGGaggaggcccccaggcccccgccaGCCTGAAGGGTGTCACGATTGGTGATTAGCCCAAGCCTCACTGCTGGTGGCAGCCCAAGCTGGCCATCACCATGTCATCTAGTCCCTCGTCTGACACCATCTGTAATGCCAGAGACCTGAGCCAACACTCAGGGAGGCGTCAGGACAGCACGGAGAAGCGATGCTCCTCCTAGGGCCACACAGCGTGCCTAAACCAACCCCCAGGCCTATCTCGTGACAGATGGGACCAGGAGGACCTCTCAGCAGCCACCCCATCGCCCCCCTGGCCATGAGGATCCCCACAGCAAGGTGGGAGTGTCCCCTCCCGGCCCCAGCTCGGCAGCTGGCTGTCCCATACCCTGCAGGATGTCCTTCATGACCGTCTGCAGCACCACCTCCTCATATGTGTTCTCCACCAGGATGAACCTGGCGAAGTCCTCAAAGATCAGCTCTTGGAACCGGGGCAGCTCCTGCAGGGGTGGAAGGGGCATGGGCAAGCGGATGTcaggctgccccatggccccatggggggagaaggggagagctGTGGCGGGGAGAGGGGGTGCATGCTCACCGACTTGCACGTGGGGGCCAGCTTCTTGAGCAGGAACGGGATGGTGATCTGCAGCAGCGCCTCCCGGAAGAATCGCTTCCGCACCGAGCTGCTGTCGTAGTCGTACTTCTGCAAGGGAAGACGGGCCccgtgggggggagggggtctctAGGTCAGGGGGTATAGAAGCCTAGGGGACCTGGCCAGAGCTTTGGAGTCCTTGTGCGTGCAGGGGAGCCAGTGGTGCCTCCCAGAGGGGTAGCCCTCCTGGTGCTGGGATGGGGACCGGGCTCTGGGCACCGGGGCCAGGCCGCTCACCTACCTTCAGCACCCGCTCCAGGATCCGCTGGGTGGCCTTGCACAGCTCCTCCCTGCtgggccccttccccagctcctggTATAGAAGGCTCTCAAAGGTGTACACGGCGTTGTCCATTTGCTGCAGGGCACACCGTGGGGTACATGAGGGCCCGGAGTGACCACAACCTCTGCCCACATGCCTCTGAGGTCTGCATGGGGGTAAGGGAGGCTGTGCACTCGTGTTCACCCACACCTTTACTGAATGTCTGTGCGTGGGCACTGTGTGGGGCATCCAGTCCCTGCCTCAAGGAAACAGAGGTCCTGGGCCCTGCATGAAGGGGCCTGGGAAAcatggagggcttcctggagaaagGGGTCTCTAGGATGAAACCTGAAAAAAGGAGTCCAGGCTAGCCAGAGGCACAGGTGTGCCAGCAGATGGGGAGCACCCAAGAGGCCAGAGCAGGAGTGAGCACTCCAGGGGCAGAGCGCGGCTGCTGTGTGGCACCAGAGGAGGTAGGGCCAGGGCCTACGGTCGTGGACGGAAGGGCCTCTCCCCAGGAGAGCGGGCCTGTGGAAAGTGGGCGGCCGTGGGTGCTGGGGCCCACCTCTCGCATGTGGATCTGGGCTCGCTGCTTGAACACGGATGTGCTGGACACGTCGAAACGCTGCTGCAGCCCATCGAGCCGCAGTGGCTCCATCTTCTCATAGCAGCTCTGCATCTTGAGGGGGTGGTACGCCAGCTGGGACAGCTTCTCCATGTACTGCAGGGAAGCGGAGACGCAGGGACCTGAGCAGGGCCCCCCAGAGTAGAGGCAGTCCCTGCAGCCCCACAGCTCACTTGGGCCCCGGGAGTCCCCTAGACGTGGGTCTGGCCACCTGCAGGTGCCACCTGCAGGCTAAGCTGTGGGGGCCCAGAGGGATGAGGATATGAAGGCTGGAGCCAGGGGACAGGTTctcctgggtgaccttgggcaagtcactcaccCTCTCTGAACCTCATATTCCTCAGCCTCAAAATCGGGAGATACTGTCTCATGATCTCTGAGGTCCTATATGGTTCTCAAATGCTGTGATTTTTATTGTCTATGGACCCCTCAGTTCCAGTGTGGAAGAGGAGGGCAAAGATTACAGGATCAGTTCTTTCTGCACCCGACAGCCATGTAGGGCTTCAGACACTGAGGACCCCAACATGGGGTCTGTGGAAGGAAGGTTGTGCCCCTGAGAACCAGACCACTGAGGAGAGGCATGGGCCATCTccatggagggggagggggagcagcatGACATGGCACTTCAGTAATTGtacttccttccatccctccttcccttcttcctcctctccctcctcctctcctccttccttccccctcccccctccttccttccctcttcctctttccttcctctccctcctctgttaAGTCCTCTGATACTTCAGTAACCTGCCTAGTGGAGGGGATCACCaatcccttttcctctgctgccTCCAGTGCCTCATGCCCTCAGGCCCTTAGTCTCCAGCAGACCCTCTAGGGACAGGTGATGCCCTGAGTCACAGCGAGGGCCCtgcaggggctccatccctgggCCAGGGGCCTGGCCTCACCTCACCCAGCTTGTCGGCACCGCCCTCGTTGATGATGTTCAGGTTCATGTCGGTCACCTCTTTGAAGAAGACGTCCCGCACCTCGGTGAAGCCCTGGCTGGTGGGCACCATCAGAGCCTCCAGGATGGACGGGATGTAGGGCTGGACGTGGTTCCGGACGCACACCTCTGCCTTGGGGAGGATGAAGGCTGCACCCAGGGGCAGCCGGGTGAGTGCACGGACCAGAGCCCCCAGGCACACTATTACACTATCGCTATACAGAAAACCActcgcgggatccctgggtggcgcagcggtttggcgcctgcctttggcccagggcgcgatcctggagacccgggatcgaatcccacgtcgggctcccagtgcatggagcctgcttctccctctgcctatgtctctgcctctctctctctctctctctctctctctctctgtgactatcataaaaaaaaaaaaaaaaaaagaaaaaaaaagaaaaccactcgCAACACCAGCCAACAGAAGGATTCATAGGTCCATGCATCAAAAAGAACAAGGGATTCTGAGATTGGCCCCTGATATTTCTAAAACTCTGATGGCAAACTAAGAAAAAGCACTTAGTCCAAAGGTGTCAGCGTTCTGCTTCACTCAGGGTGGAAAGAACCCGTCTCTAGGAGTCTCGCTGCTATGTTTAATGCAACAAAACACGCTTTGGTAGATTTGGTGAGTCTCGGGGTTCAGCACACACCGAGCCGGCCCCTGCTCTGGACCCGCGTGCCTGGCTTCACGCAGCCATGAACGAGGCCTCTTGCCCGTGGGGGTGTTTTGgggtccctccctctcctctgcctagCTAAAGTTGGCTGTCTGAT
This genomic window contains:
- the NIBAN2 gene encoding protein Niban 2, with protein sequence MGDVLSTHLDDARRQHIAEKTGKILTEFLRFYEDQYGVALFHSMRHEIEATGAPQSQLLWRKVPLDERIIFSGNLFQYQEDNKKWRNRFSLVPHNYGLVLYENKVAYERQVPPRAVINSAGYKILTSVDQYLELVSNSLPGITSKSGSTPILKCPTQFPLILWHPSARHYYFCMMTEAEQDKWQAVLQDCIRHCNNGIPEASKVEGPAFTDAIRMYRQSKELYGTWEMLCGNEVQILSNLVMEELGPELKAELAPRLKGKPQERQRQWIQISDAVYRMVYEQAKARFEAVLAKLQLARPAMEATIRTDMDQIITSKEHLASKIRAFILPKAEVCVRNHVQPYIPSILEALMVPTSQGFTEVRDVFFKEVTDMNLNIINEGGADKLGEYMEKLSQLAYHPLKMQSCYEKMEPLRLDGLQQRFDVSSTSVFKQRAQIHMREQMDNAVYTFESLLYQELGKGPSREELCKATQRILERVLKKYDYDSSSVRKRFFREALLQITIPFLLKKLAPTCKSELPRFQELIFEDFARFILVENTYEEVVLQTVMKDILQAVKEAAVQRKHNLYRDSMVMHNSDPNLHLLAEGAPIDWSEEYSGSGGDGGSPGAPEAATFSEKRRRAKQVVSVVQDEEAGLPFEAGSELLSPASPDSVTELRGLLARELREENPLPAGPLLNGAPSSESPQPVAASEASSPPASPLWQLPPGKAADLEPPKPSDQETGEQVSSPGDRPPIHTTTEDSAGVQTEF